A stretch of the Solanum dulcamara chromosome 6, daSolDulc1.2, whole genome shotgun sequence genome encodes the following:
- the LOC129892871 gene encoding uncharacterized protein LOC129892871 — translation MNVQEHEALRLSEFVENQVRDGDDNKDELNESLCGKPQRLVKFGLVDDDTDTNARGVFGYITLKTKVGTFNGITTMTGKTKDTTSEIDGKARYQVDKVFIFDDDDKVDELVLEKKKTKKNNGTKQIEKISVNIQLVEALQQILGYAKFIKDLFAKKRTISFDLVDNLHHCSTIATSLLVEKKEDPGTFTIPCTIGAFDFPRALCDLGASIDLIPLAIYR, via the exons ATGAATGTGCAAGAGCATGAGGCACTAAGGCTGAGTGAGTTTGTTGAAAATCAAGTCAGGGATGGTGATGACAACAAGGATGAACTTAATGAATCTTTGTGCGGCAAACCTCAGAGACTTGTGAAATTTGGTCTGGTTGAtgatgatactgatacaaatg CCAGGGGGGTTTTCGGATATATAACTCTTAAAACCAAGGTTGGGACTTTCAATGGGATAACTACTATGACCGGAAAG ACTAAAGATACAACTTCTGAGATTGATGGGAAGGCAAGGTATCAGGTAGATAAGGTATTTATATTCGATGACGATGATAAGGTTGATGAACTAGTATTGGAGAAGAAAAAGACTAAGAAGAACAATGGTACAAAGCAAATAGAG aAAATATCGGTCAACATCCAATTGGTAGAAGCACTACAGCAAATTCTAGGTTATGCCAAGTTCATCAAGGATTTGTTTGCAAAGAAGAGGACAATTTCTTTTGATCTAGTCGACAATTTACATCATTGTAGCACCATTGCTacaagtttattggtggaaaaGAAGGAAGATCCAGGCACATTCACCATACCTTGCACCATTGGTGCTTTTGATTTCCCAAGGGCTCTATGTGATTTGGGAGCTAGCATCGATTTAATACCACTAGCTATCTACAGATAA